From a single Adhaeribacter swui genomic region:
- a CDS encoding alpha-ketoacid dehydrogenase subunit alpha/beta, translating into MQTAALVQKQALSREEILRDYRLAYESRQASLTGRKEVFMGKAKFGIFGDGKEVAQLAMAKYFRNGDFRSGYYRDQTFMFATGELTLQQYFAQLYAHADVEAEPATAGRCMNGHFSTRSLDEDGKWKNLMEIKNSSADISPTAAQMPRLLGLAYASKLYRLNPDLQEFTNFSINGNEVAFGTIGNASTAEGMFFEAFNAAGVLQVPMLLSVWDDDYGISVPNEYQMTKGNISKILSGFQRDSPEEPGYEIFTVKGWDYEALCNLYAYAVDLCREQHVPVLIHVQEMTQPQGHSTSGSHERYKSKERLAWEEEHDCLKCMREWILANEYATTEMLDHLEAEGREAVRQARLAAWNDYIGGVKADHNEALALLDKLATETANSHATQIAGIAEELRKNTIPNRYDAVKAVKKALRYVRQERLKSRRNLLSWLEQVIGENADRYNSYLISQSEESPLLVGEVKPEYDENSPLVDAREVLRACFAAALTREPRLFAIGEDVGKIGDVNQAFAGLQDKFGELRVTDTGIRECTIVGQGIGAALRGLRPIAEIQYLDYLIYAIQTLSDDLACLHYRTKGGQKAPVIIRTRGHRLEGVWHSGSPMGMVLNTLRGMHVLVPRNMTQAAGFYNTLLKSDDPALIIECLNGYRLKERMPTNIGEITVPLGVPEILRSGEHVTVVTYGSMCRVVMEAAQQLAEFKISVEVIDVQTLLPFDIPNMILESVKKTNKIIFADEDVPGGGSAFMMQKVLDEQGAYKWLDAQPRAISAQEHRPSYSSDGDYFSKPNVEDIFDAAYELMQEADPENYPPIY; encoded by the coding sequence ATGCAAACTGCTGCACTCGTACAAAAACAGGCTCTCAGCAGAGAGGAAATACTACGAGACTACCGATTAGCTTACGAAAGCCGGCAAGCAAGTCTTACTGGCCGCAAGGAAGTTTTTATGGGTAAAGCTAAGTTCGGGATTTTTGGGGATGGGAAAGAAGTAGCACAGTTGGCGATGGCGAAGTATTTCCGGAACGGCGATTTTCGTTCGGGTTATTACCGCGATCAAACGTTTATGTTTGCTACCGGGGAGTTAACGCTTCAGCAGTATTTTGCGCAACTGTATGCCCACGCCGATGTGGAAGCCGAGCCCGCTACCGCCGGCCGCTGCATGAATGGGCACTTTAGTACCCGCTCTCTGGATGAAGACGGCAAGTGGAAAAATTTGATGGAAATTAAAAATTCCAGCGCTGATATTTCGCCCACCGCCGCGCAGATGCCCCGCTTATTGGGTTTAGCTTACGCTTCTAAACTATACCGGCTTAACCCGGACTTACAGGAATTTACTAATTTTTCGATAAATGGTAACGAAGTAGCCTTTGGTACCATTGGTAATGCCTCTACCGCCGAGGGGATGTTTTTTGAAGCATTTAATGCGGCTGGAGTTTTGCAAGTGCCTATGCTTCTTTCGGTTTGGGACGACGATTACGGTATTTCGGTACCGAATGAATACCAAATGACCAAAGGCAATATTTCTAAAATTCTTTCGGGTTTTCAGCGCGACAGTCCGGAAGAGCCCGGCTACGAAATATTTACGGTAAAAGGCTGGGATTACGAAGCATTATGCAATTTATACGCTTACGCCGTGGACCTGTGCCGCGAACAACACGTGCCCGTATTAATACATGTGCAGGAAATGACCCAACCTCAAGGGCATTCCACCTCCGGCTCGCACGAGCGTTATAAATCAAAAGAGCGTTTGGCCTGGGAAGAAGAACACGATTGCTTAAAGTGCATGCGCGAGTGGATTCTGGCGAACGAATACGCGACCACCGAAATGCTGGACCACCTGGAAGCTGAAGGCCGCGAAGCGGTACGGCAAGCCCGTTTAGCCGCCTGGAACGATTACATTGGGGGTGTAAAAGCCGACCATAACGAAGCACTGGCGCTCCTGGATAAACTGGCCACCGAAACGGCTAATAGTCACGCTACTCAGATAGCCGGTATTGCCGAAGAACTACGCAAAAATACCATTCCCAATCGATACGACGCGGTAAAAGCCGTTAAAAAAGCGCTACGTTACGTACGTCAGGAAAGATTGAAAAGCCGGCGTAATTTGTTAAGTTGGTTGGAGCAAGTAATCGGGGAGAATGCTGACCGGTACAATTCTTATTTAATCAGCCAATCCGAAGAATCCCCTTTATTAGTGGGCGAAGTAAAACCGGAATACGACGAGAACAGCCCGCTGGTAGATGCCCGCGAAGTATTAAGAGCTTGTTTTGCTGCTGCCTTAACCCGCGAACCACGTTTGTTTGCTATCGGCGAAGATGTAGGTAAAATTGGGGATGTAAACCAAGCTTTTGCCGGCCTGCAAGATAAATTCGGGGAACTACGCGTTACCGATACCGGTATCCGGGAATGCACCATTGTGGGGCAGGGGATTGGCGCTGCGTTGCGGGGTTTGCGCCCCATCGCCGAGATTCAATACCTGGATTATCTGATTTACGCCATTCAAACTTTATCCGACGATTTAGCTTGTTTGCATTACCGTACCAAAGGCGGCCAGAAAGCCCCGGTAATTATCCGGACCCGCGGGCACCGGCTCGAAGGAGTGTGGCATTCGGGCTCTCCCATGGGCATGGTTTTAAATACGTTGCGCGGTATGCACGTTTTGGTACCCCGTAACATGACCCAAGCTGCAGGTTTTTACAATACGCTGTTAAAATCCGACGATCCGGCATTAATTATAGAGTGCTTAAATGGTTACCGTTTAAAAGAGCGCATGCCAACCAATATTGGCGAAATTACGGTACCCCTTGGAGTTCCGGAAATTTTGCGTTCCGGAGAGCACGTAACGGTAGTTACCTATGGTTCGATGTGCCGGGTGGTAATGGAAGCGGCGCAGCAATTAGCCGAATTTAAGATTTCAGTGGAAGTCATTGATGTGCAAACCTTGCTGCCATTCGATATTCCGAATATGATTCTGGAATCTGTAAAGAAAACCAACAAAATAATATTTGCCGACGAAGATGTTCCGGGTGGTGGAAGCGCCTTTATGATGCAGAAAGTATTGGACGAACAAGGCGCTTATAAATGGCTGGATGCCCAACCGCGGGCCATTTCAGCGCAGGAACACCGGCCTTCTTATTCTTCCGATGGCGATTATTTCTCTAAACCGAATGTAGAAGATATTTTTGACGCGGCTTATGAGTTAATGCAAGAAGCAGATCCGGAAAACTATCCGCCGATATACTAA
- a CDS encoding DUF1573 domain-containing protein: MKLIPLLISAICLILISPFTQAQGVLKFEKETHEFGNIAEGMQATYAFKFKNTGDQPIVISQVQPSCGCTTPDWTKEPVLPGKTGMVKAVYNSTGRPGAFHKSITVTSNAGTPTQALFIKGTVIDKSAVKVSSTPAQLANSPRLTVNKKLHDFGKLELGQKAPAQIIVKNTGKQPLRIQGLKSPCNCINYRIASEEIAPGNEEILELTYTQRVLGEQIEQVKFISNDIVSSETILELKAKVVKSLNTTSIIKESSAAVPFK, from the coding sequence ATGAAATTGATACCATTACTTATTTCGGCAATTTGCCTTATATTGATATCACCCTTTACCCAGGCTCAAGGTGTATTAAAGTTTGAAAAAGAAACCCACGAATTTGGCAATATTGCCGAAGGCATGCAGGCTACTTACGCGTTTAAATTTAAAAATACCGGCGATCAGCCCATCGTTATTTCCCAAGTGCAGCCTTCCTGCGGCTGCACTACCCCCGACTGGACCAAAGAGCCCGTGTTACCGGGTAAAACGGGCATGGTAAAAGCAGTTTATAACAGCACCGGCCGGCCGGGCGCCTTTCACAAAAGCATTACCGTTACCAGCAACGCAGGTACTCCTACCCAGGCCTTGTTTATAAAAGGTACAGTAATAGATAAATCTGCGGTAAAAGTAAGTTCTACACCGGCTCAATTAGCTAATTCCCCGCGGCTTACTGTAAATAAAAAGCTGCATGATTTTGGCAAACTGGAGCTCGGGCAAAAAGCACCTGCCCAAATTATTGTGAAAAATACTGGAAAACAGCCGCTTAGAATACAAGGGTTAAAATCGCCTTGTAACTGTATTAATTATAGAATTGCGTCTGAAGAAATTGCTCCCGGAAATGAAGAAATTTTGGAACTAACTTATACCCAGCGGGTGTTAGGAGAACAAATAGAACAAGTAAAGTTCATTTCTAACGATATTGTATCCTCCGAAACTATCTTGGAATTAAAAGCTAAAGTAGTGAAGAGTTTAAATACTACCAGCATTATAAAGGAGAGCAGCGCTGCTGTTCCGTTTAAATAG
- the ald gene encoding alanine dehydrogenase, with the protein MIIGVPKEIKNNENRVALTPAGVAELKKHHHTIYVQSTAGSGSGFTDAEYEQAGAQILATIEEVYGTADMIIKVKEPIAPEYNFIKEGQLLFTYFHFASSEELTQAMIARKAICLAYETVERKDGSLPLLVPMSEVAGRMAPQEGAKYLEKPLKGRGILLGGVPGVKPAHVLILGGGVVGTQAAKIAAGLGAQVTIMDINLNRLRELADFMPANVITQYSNEYNIREAIKTADLIIGAVLIPGAKAPHLITRDMLKEMKPGTVLVDVAVDQGGCIETCQPTTHENPTYIIDDVVHYCVANMPGAVPYTSTLALTNATLPYAVQLANKGWQKACLDNPELRSGLNVVNGEVVYKGVADAWNLKLSNTTELLEPVH; encoded by the coding sequence ATGATCATAGGCGTTCCGAAAGAAATTAAAAATAACGAAAACCGGGTGGCCCTGACGCCAGCCGGGGTTGCAGAATTAAAAAAACACCACCACACCATTTACGTGCAAAGCACCGCCGGTAGCGGCAGTGGCTTTACGGATGCCGAATACGAGCAGGCAGGCGCGCAAATACTAGCTACTATCGAAGAAGTTTACGGTACTGCCGATATGATTATTAAGGTAAAAGAGCCAATCGCCCCAGAATATAATTTTATTAAGGAAGGCCAGCTACTTTTCACTTATTTCCATTTTGCTTCTTCCGAAGAATTAACCCAGGCCATGATTGCCCGCAAAGCTATTTGTCTGGCTTACGAAACTGTGGAGCGTAAAGACGGATCGCTGCCGTTATTAGTGCCCATGAGCGAAGTAGCCGGCCGGATGGCTCCCCAGGAAGGAGCCAAATATTTAGAAAAACCTTTAAAAGGTCGCGGTATTTTACTGGGAGGCGTACCCGGAGTAAAGCCAGCGCATGTGTTAATTTTGGGTGGCGGGGTAGTTGGTACCCAGGCTGCTAAAATTGCGGCTGGTTTGGGTGCCCAGGTAACTATTATGGATATAAACCTGAACCGCTTACGGGAACTAGCTGATTTTATGCCCGCTAACGTTATTACGCAGTACTCAAACGAGTATAACATCCGGGAAGCCATTAAAACCGCTGATTTAATTATTGGTGCGGTATTAATACCCGGTGCCAAAGCACCGCACCTGATTACCCGCGACATGTTAAAAGAAATGAAACCTGGTACCGTATTGGTAGACGTAGCCGTAGACCAGGGCGGTTGCATTGAAACCTGCCAACCTACCACCCACGAAAACCCGACTTATATTATTGATGATGTAGTGCATTACTGCGTGGCCAATATGCCGGGGGCTGTACCTTATACCTCTACTTTAGCTTTAACCAATGCCACTTTGCCTTACGCCGTGCAACTGGCCAATAAAGGCTGGCAAAAAGCGTGTTTAGATAATCCGGAGTTACGCTCGGGGTTGAACGTGGTAAACGGCGAGGTTGTATACAAAGGCGTAGCCGATGCCTGGAATTTAAAATTAAGCAACACTACCGAACTACTGGAACCGGTTCATTAA
- a CDS encoding LTA synthase family protein, producing MFDPFLKIIFKRLGLLLLTYQLLRVAFFLANLPTFNQIPAENLFWAFVYSLRFDFSAILLINIPFLFFSLAPTQILYRVGYQKFLKILYFVVNAPFILLNLVDTEYFKFIGRRSTNEVATITQDILAQAIQLTQHYWYILLLFIILLTGLYFLYPDKFAYHHQKPRRKIWQVVVLTLATIILIRGGIQYKPIRVSSAFNYEPPVLGNLVLNSTFTFMRSLNKRTIDRARYFTNRQELLQTIDFDPQKASITTGEPVRDNVVILILESFGSEYTGIENGGKGYTPFFDSLATQGLFFRENYANGRRSIEALPSILSGLPSLMDNPFMASAYQGNEIYGIGSVLQPLGYYTSFYHGGANGTMSFNAFAKLAGFARYYGLDEYPAARREADFDGNWGIFDEPYLQYVSKQLTQQPQPFITGVFTLSAHHPYTLPAKYQDAFPKGNLKIHRTIGYTDFALKQFFKAAAKEPWYPNTLFVLTADHTQQVYRKDYKNRLGYHKVPLLFFHPGKKFAHVNTRKVTQHADIMPTLVDYLNVPTNKLLPFGKSVLKDSNKGQALIYSDGIYTLVRPDFITELPPDGETKLYKYKSHGLVHLKNQPEQIKKTYSRELEAYVQYFRNALLDNNLYFWLYPGKPAIAP from the coding sequence ATGTTCGATCCTTTTTTAAAAATTATATTTAAACGGCTTGGTTTGCTGCTGCTCACGTACCAGTTGTTGCGGGTGGCATTTTTTCTGGCTAATTTGCCTACTTTTAACCAAATACCAGCCGAAAATCTTTTTTGGGCTTTTGTTTATAGTTTGCGTTTTGATTTTTCCGCCATTTTACTGATTAATATCCCTTTTCTTTTTTTCTCGCTGGCACCCACGCAAATATTGTATCGGGTAGGTTATCAGAAATTTTTAAAAATTCTTTATTTCGTTGTAAATGCGCCTTTTATTCTACTAAACTTAGTTGATACCGAGTATTTTAAATTTATCGGCCGGCGCTCTACCAACGAAGTTGCAACCATTACCCAGGATATTTTGGCGCAAGCTATTCAGTTAACGCAGCATTACTGGTATATCTTACTTCTATTTATTATTCTATTAACTGGCCTTTATTTCTTATATCCCGATAAATTCGCGTACCACCACCAAAAACCCCGGCGTAAAATCTGGCAAGTAGTGGTATTAACTTTAGCCACCATTATTTTAATCCGGGGCGGTATCCAGTATAAACCTATCCGGGTGAGCAGCGCTTTTAATTACGAACCACCGGTATTAGGCAACCTGGTGCTGAATAGCACCTTTACTTTTATGCGCAGCCTGAACAAACGAACCATCGACCGGGCACGCTACTTTACCAACCGGCAAGAACTGCTGCAAACCATTGACTTTGACCCGCAAAAAGCATCCATAACAACTGGCGAACCTGTGCGGGATAACGTGGTAATCTTGATTCTGGAAAGTTTTGGTTCGGAGTATACCGGCATTGAGAATGGCGGAAAAGGGTACACGCCTTTCTTTGATTCTTTAGCGACGCAAGGCTTGTTTTTCCGGGAGAATTACGCCAACGGCCGTCGCTCCATCGAAGCACTACCGTCTATTTTGTCGGGCCTACCTTCTTTAATGGATAATCCGTTTATGGCATCGGCCTACCAAGGCAACGAAATTTACGGCATTGGCAGTGTTTTACAACCGCTGGGTTATTATACTTCTTTTTACCACGGCGGGGCCAATGGCACCATGAGTTTTAACGCTTTTGCCAAGTTGGCGGGCTTTGCCCGTTATTACGGTTTAGATGAATACCCAGCCGCGCGGCGCGAAGCCGATTTTGATGGCAACTGGGGCATTTTTGATGAGCCTTATTTGCAGTACGTGTCCAAACAACTTACGCAGCAGCCGCAGCCTTTTATCACTGGGGTTTTTACACTCAGCGCTCATCACCCATATACCTTACCGGCTAAATACCAGGATGCTTTCCCGAAAGGAAATTTAAAAATTCACCGAACCATTGGCTACACCGATTTTGCGCTGAAGCAATTTTTTAAAGCGGCTGCCAAAGAGCCCTGGTACCCCAATACTTTATTTGTTTTAACCGCCGACCACACCCAGCAAGTGTATCGAAAAGATTATAAAAACCGCTTGGGTTATCACAAAGTGCCTTTGCTGTTCTTTCATCCGGGTAAAAAATTTGCGCACGTTAATACTCGAAAAGTAACCCAGCATGCCGACATAATGCCCACCCTGGTAGATTATTTAAATGTTCCGACGAATAAGCTATTACCCTTTGGGAAATCGGTACTGAAAGATAGTAATAAAGGCCAGGCTCTTATCTACAGCGATGGTATTTACACCCTGGTTCGTCCGGATTTTATTACCGAGTTGCCCCCCGATGGCGAAACCAAGCTTTACAAATACAAATCGCACGGGCTTGTTCATTTAAAGAATCAACCTGAACAGATTAAAAAAACTTACTCCCGCGAACTGGAAGCTTACGTGCAATACTTCCGGAATGCCTTACTGGATAATAATTTATACTTTTGGCTATATCCCGGCAAACCCGCCATTGCTCCTTAG
- a CDS encoding type I restriction enzyme HsdR N-terminal domain-containing protein: protein MEELNLPAYAVQVKQADDNFYIFDFIRRKYLVLTPEEWVRQHFIHYLVQHLQYPKGLISPERGLKYNTLNKRTDICVFDTAGQVSMLVECKATSIKITETTIRQATTYNQNIRAKYVVLTNGLEHYCWQVDFKNNTVFPLASIPVYQQV, encoded by the coding sequence ATGGAGGAATTAAACTTGCCGGCATACGCGGTTCAGGTAAAACAGGCGGATGATAATTTTTATATTTTTGATTTTATCCGCAGAAAGTACCTGGTTTTAACGCCGGAAGAGTGGGTCCGGCAGCATTTTATTCATTACTTGGTGCAGCATTTACAATACCCCAAAGGTTTAATTTCGCCGGAACGGGGCTTAAAGTATAACACCCTGAACAAGCGCACCGATATCTGCGTGTTTGATACAGCCGGGCAGGTAAGCATGTTAGTGGAATGTAAAGCAACTTCGATTAAAATTACCGAAACTACCATCCGGCAAGCAACCACCTATAATCAGAATATCCGGGCTAAATACGTGGTGCTCACCAACGGTCTGGAGCATTATTGCTGGCAAGTAGATTTTAAAAATAATACCGTTTTTCCCTTGGCGAGTATTCCGGTTTACCAGCAAGTATAA
- a CDS encoding AMP nucleosidase yields MKSKEEIVRNWLPRYTGMALDEFGEYILLTNFINYVAMFSERFNCEIRGMNKPMQSATANNITIINFGMGSPMAATVMDLLSAVQPKAALFLGKCGGIKEKVKLGDLILPIAAIRGEGTSDDYLPPEIPALPSFRLQRSVSSMIKKHEMDYWTGTVYTTNRRVWEHDEEFKAYLRSVRVMGIDMETATIFVVGFMNHIPHGALLLVSDNPMTPEGVKTAESDLKVTTNFVEKHLSIGIDAMIELRDSGESVKHLRYE; encoded by the coding sequence ATGAAATCAAAAGAAGAAATTGTCCGGAATTGGCTTCCCCGCTACACGGGTATGGCTCTCGATGAGTTCGGCGAATATATTTTGCTTACCAATTTTATTAACTACGTGGCAATGTTCTCGGAACGTTTTAACTGCGAAATCCGGGGCATGAACAAACCCATGCAATCGGCCACGGCCAATAACATCACCATCATTAATTTTGGCATGGGCAGCCCCATGGCCGCCACGGTAATGGATTTGCTGTCGGCGGTGCAACCCAAAGCGGCTTTGTTTTTAGGCAAATGCGGCGGTATTAAAGAAAAAGTAAAACTCGGCGATTTAATATTGCCGATTGCGGCCATTCGCGGCGAAGGTACTTCCGATGATTATTTACCGCCCGAAATTCCGGCCCTACCTTCTTTCCGGTTACAACGTTCGGTTTCGTCGATGATTAAGAAACACGAAATGGATTACTGGACCGGCACCGTTTATACCACCAACCGCCGAGTGTGGGAACACGACGAAGAATTTAAAGCTTATCTGCGTTCGGTGCGGGTAATGGGCATTGATATGGAAACCGCTACTATTTTTGTAGTAGGTTTTATGAACCATATTCCACATGGGGCCCTCTTGCTGGTATCGGATAACCCAATGACCCCGGAAGGGGTTAAAACTGCCGAAAGCGATTTAAAAGTTACCACCAACTTTGTTGAAAAACATTTAAGCATTGGCATCGACGCCATGATTGAACTCCGCGACTCCGGCGAATCGGTGAAACACTTACGCTATGAATAA
- a CDS encoding amidohydrolase translates to MNKQLMWSFGGLFLVAFSVLLTFCQSKTKVDLIVYNARVYTVNPNFDEAQAFAVQDGKFVAIGLTEEIRGKYAAQQEMDAQGKPVYPGFIDAHAHFYGYALNLQQADLVGTRSFAEVVQKLEQHRQKYPKAAWLLGRGWDQNDWQNKSFPTQDTLNLLFPDVPVFIERIDGHAALVNKKALDLAGISTQTKITGGVIEQNKDKLTGILVDNAVELVAAKIPEPSGKEKVAALLQAQQNCFAVGLTTVVDAGLEKPVIDLYDSLQKAKNLKIRLYAMLSPSAANQHYYFENGPYHTDRLDVSSFKVYADGALGSRGACLLHPYHDRPRETGFLLRQSTDYRKLAADLFQHGFQMNTHAIGDSANRLLADIYGEVLKSKNNRRWRIEHAQVVNPTDVSKFGKYSIIPSVQPTHATSDMYWAGDRLGTERLAHAYAYKDLLNQNGFIALGSDFPVEHINPLFGFHAAVARQDAKNYPAGGFQMNNALGREQALRGTTIWAAYANFEEKNRGSLEPGKLADFVILNQDIMTVPASEIRNTQVTNTFVNGEEVFRRK, encoded by the coding sequence ATGAATAAACAATTGATGTGGAGCTTCGGGGGTTTATTCCTGGTTGCTTTCTCAGTTTTACTAACTTTCTGCCAGTCTAAAACTAAAGTTGACCTGATTGTTTACAATGCCCGGGTTTATACCGTTAATCCAAATTTTGATGAAGCTCAGGCATTTGCGGTGCAGGATGGTAAGTTTGTAGCCATAGGTTTAACCGAAGAAATTCGTGGTAAGTATGCGGCCCAACAGGAAATGGATGCACAGGGCAAACCCGTATACCCCGGCTTTATTGATGCGCATGCCCACTTTTACGGTTACGCCTTAAACTTACAACAAGCCGACTTGGTGGGTACTAGGTCGTTTGCGGAGGTAGTACAAAAGCTGGAACAACATCGCCAGAAATACCCCAAGGCTGCGTGGTTGCTAGGTCGAGGCTGGGACCAAAACGACTGGCAGAATAAAAGTTTTCCTACCCAAGATACTTTAAACCTCTTATTCCCGGATGTTCCGGTTTTTATAGAACGCATCGATGGCCACGCAGCCCTGGTGAATAAAAAAGCGCTGGATTTAGCCGGCATCTCCACCCAAACTAAAATTACCGGCGGGGTAATCGAACAAAATAAAGATAAACTAACCGGCATTTTAGTAGATAATGCCGTAGAGTTGGTGGCCGCAAAAATTCCGGAACCTTCCGGTAAAGAAAAAGTAGCAGCTTTGCTACAGGCACAACAAAACTGCTTTGCCGTGGGCCTGACAACCGTGGTAGATGCCGGTTTAGAAAAACCCGTTATTGATTTGTACGACTCCTTGCAAAAAGCAAAAAATTTAAAAATTCGGTTATATGCCATGCTCAGCCCGTCGGCGGCTAACCAGCATTATTATTTTGAAAATGGACCGTACCATACTGATCGGTTGGATGTAAGCAGTTTTAAAGTATACGCCGATGGGGCTTTAGGCTCGCGCGGAGCGTGCTTGCTACACCCCTACCACGACCGCCCACGAGAAACCGGGTTTTTACTGCGCCAATCCACCGATTACCGGAAACTCGCCGCTGATTTATTCCAACACGGTTTTCAGATGAACACCCACGCCATTGGCGACTCGGCGAACCGCTTACTGGCCGATATTTACGGTGAAGTGTTAAAAAGTAAAAACAACCGCCGCTGGCGCATCGAGCACGCCCAGGTAGTAAATCCAACGGATGTATCCAAATTCGGGAAATACAGCATTATACCGTCGGTACAACCCACACACGCCACTTCGGATATGTACTGGGCCGGCGACCGGCTCGGCACAGAACGCTTGGCTCATGCTTATGCTTATAAAGATTTACTTAATCAGAATGGTTTTATTGCCCTAGGCAGCGACTTTCCGGTGGAGCACATCAATCCTTTGTTTGGTTTTCATGCGGCAGTGGCGCGGCAAGATGCCAAAAATTATCCCGCCGGAGGTTTTCAGATGAATAATGCTTTAGGCCGCGAACAAGCTTTGCGGGGTACTACCATCTGGGCCGCTTACGCCAACTTCGAAGAAAAAAACCGGGGTAGCCTGGAGCCCGGTAAACTGGCGGATTTTGTGATTCTGAACCAGGATATCATGACCGTACCCGCCTCCGAAATCCGAAATACCCAGGTAACAAATACCTTTGTAAACGGCGAGGAAGTTTTCCGGAGAAAGTAA
- a CDS encoding ion transporter, which translates to MNKAKRISLRQKLYTIVFEAETKAGRTFDIILLFLILFSVFIICLETVPSINHHFRSYFKILEWVFTILFSLEYLLRIYSSPRPFRYLFSFFGIVDFLAILPTYLSLILGGYQYLLVIRILRLLRAARIFKLTRFINEGQVLTRALRASLPKISVFLGVVLMVVVIVGSIMYIVEGSKNGFTSIPKSIYWAIVTLTTVGYGDIAPATTFGQILASFLMIMGYGIIAVPTGIVSVELANSEKQTFNTRICPHCHKEGHAKDANFCSNCGNNLTSPESDTTS; encoded by the coding sequence ATGAATAAGGCAAAGCGTATTTCTTTAAGGCAAAAACTTTACACGATTGTATTTGAGGCCGAAACCAAAGCCGGAAGAACCTTTGATATTATACTTTTATTTTTAATCCTGTTCAGTGTATTTATTATTTGCCTGGAAACAGTACCCAGTATCAATCATCATTTTCGTAGTTATTTTAAAATTTTGGAATGGGTTTTCACTATTCTGTTTAGTTTAGAATACCTGCTTCGAATTTACTCCTCGCCTAGACCATTTCGGTACCTGTTTTCTTTTTTCGGGATTGTAGATTTTTTGGCAATTTTGCCCACCTACCTGAGTCTTATTTTGGGTGGTTACCAGTATTTATTAGTTATCCGGATTTTACGTTTACTTCGGGCTGCCCGTATTTTTAAACTTACCCGGTTTATTAACGAAGGTCAGGTTTTAACACGGGCTTTACGGGCCAGCTTACCTAAAATTTCGGTGTTTTTAGGGGTAGTTTTAATGGTAGTGGTAATTGTGGGTTCTATTATGTATATCGTAGAGGGATCAAAAAACGGATTTACCAGCATTCCCAAAAGTATTTATTGGGCCATTGTAACTTTAACCACCGTGGGCTACGGCGATATTGCCCCGGCAACCACTTTTGGTCAGATACTGGCCAGCTTTTTAATGATAATGGGTTATGGCATAATTGCCGTACCAACCGGCATTGTATCGGTGGAGTTAGCAAACTCCGAAAAGCAAACTTTTAATACCCGTATTTGCCCGCATTGCCACAAAGAAGGCCACGCCAAAGACGCCAACTTCTGCAGTAACTGTGGTAATAATTTAACCTCGCCGGAATCGGATACTACTTCTTAG